One Candida dubliniensis CD36 chromosome 1, complete sequence genomic region harbors:
- a CDS encoding alcohol dehydrogenase, putative (Similar to S. cerevisiae BDH1): MKAIVYHDRGDIRYDPDFPDPKIIRSDDVKIKVHYCGICGTDLKEYTDGPIFFPPKGKLNEISQMESIQVMGHEISGEIIAIGDDVTNVKVGDKVVVEVTGTCLDRHRYLDSQHEDVSKPNCPSCTSGNYNACDHLSLIGCGFANGGCAEYLVVASSKVIAFDNDKIPMDIAALIQPIAVSWHAVKVSNFKPGSNALILGGGPIGLTTIFALKGNQVSQIVLSEPALARRELAEKLGVITFDPTGKSIEQCVAELKKLSPGGYGYEYSYDCSGVKVTFETGLKTLKIRGCATNVAIWAHKSIPLYPMEITLSEKMLTGSICFVKKDFQESIQAIENGLISIDELQMLITSKIHLQDGIEKGFLELINHKEKHIKILFSPKSVYLPSNGK; encoded by the coding sequence ATGAAGGCCATTGTATATCATGATAGAGGAGATATTCGATACGATCCTGATTTCCCTGATCCAAAAATCATTCGACTGGATGATGTCAAAATCAAAGTTCATTATTGTGGGATCTGTGGTACTGATTTAAAAGAATACACTGATGgaccaatttttttcccACCAAAAGgtaaattgaatgaaatttCACAAATGGAATCAATTCAAGTAATGGGTCATGAAATTAGTGGTGAAATAATTGCTATTGGTGATGATGTAACTAATGTTAAAGTAGGTGATAAAGTAGTTGTTGAAGTTACAGGTACTTGTTTAGACAGACATCGTTACCTCGATTCTCAACATGAAGATGTTTCCAAACCCAATTGTCCGAGTTGTACTTCTGGGAATTATAATGCTTGTGATCATCTTTCATTAATTGGTTGCGGATTCGCTAATGGTGGATGTGCTGAGTATTTAGTTGTTGCCAGTCTGAAAGTTATTGCATTTGATAATGACAAAATCCCTATGGATATAGCGGCATTAATTCAACCAATAGCTGTTAGTTGGCATGCTGTTAAAGTGTCAAATTTTAAACCTGGCTCCAATGCATTGATTTTAGGTGGTGGCCCCATTGGATTAACGACAATTTTTGCATTGAAAGGTAATCAAGTTTCACAAATTGTTCTAAGTGAACCAGCATTAGCAAGACGTGAATTGGCTGAAAAATTAGGGGTTATTACTTTTGATCCTACAggtaaatcaattgaacaatGTGTAgcagaattgaaaaaattatcaccGGGTGGATATGGATATGAATATTCTTATGATTGTTCTGGGGTTAAAGTAACGTTTGAAACTGGCTTGAAAACTTTGAAGATTCGTGGATGTGCTACAAATGTTGCCATTTGGGCTCATAAATCAATTCCATTATACCCTATGGAAATTACTCTTTCAGAAAAAATGTTAACAGGATCAATTTGTTTCGTTAAAAAAGATTTTCAAGAATCAATTCaagcaattgaaaatggttTAATAtctattgatgaattgcAAATGTTGATTACTCTGAAAATTCATTTACAAGatggaattgaaaaaggttttttagaattaattaatcataAGGAAAAACAtattaaaatattgttttcaCCGAAAAGTGTATATTTACCATCTAAtggtaaataa
- a CDS encoding uncharacterized protein (vacuolar sorting protein VPS70 homologue, putative) produces MTDVANSENAENDVNEHTQLLESNNNNNTQTDISVNDTNVISPSSAELEEQNGLQDYLATPPTTQETDPLLATNNKSPNIIHDNSNTGNVNENNDENNDDDDDDDNMSRVLRLARRPSFIWVCCLGILALIIFQLTFLPRTSLARDYRNWHGIRLTKTDVKRHYLQMTGIGKSQNTLTTEEYIDGLLKNFTQLNRQSSYNLMSQDNSNLTEFVISGFKDLKAFQTQVVKRKVNIGTPESSSVRLFDEHGKVIYEPSLLELDYNTPAYFALGNTGNAIGEYVFVNNGYPSDYTLLSDSNIDVKNKIVVIKSNYHDSNITIGEKIAIAEYHGAIAALSYYDIESDFDLVGNHKVKSLKNAITRGTLFNNTKIPAIPVSQNEIQPILDTLSVSRDGPFSHWDFAPTSSGKFTLEVDTTFVNSEEPKEFTNIVGTIKGIINDADIVIGARRDSYASSNPLSGHAVLLEIMRYYQKLVHVGWKPLRNIKFVSWDASYLNLLGVESLTNDTTIFNPKRTIVAYISIDGDSVTGSKFAVDANAVFNSVLRRTAKSIPIPKESVLFNNRMNEHGIDDNDIYITDNNHNRENDILIDNFARDDFTTLYRYWWKQDKTSINNNLGLPIDSSESLIFQKHLATPIINVRFENDIEQDKAIYIPNSNYYSYDWLIKEKVDDDLLLHGSLIRFIGLLGISLTEHEVYDYKTHAYFKTISTYYKQLKVETTQFLSQWGDLVVPNYLIFKSTIFQDLDTNNPVKFHQITHQFDKLMDHIVNQTTIFDKWNENVEDGLMQDYPWYMYYKKLQHYAEYKVSNYKLAYLENDLQLNDRDYLYLRTGENGVTIDVPNYYYDSIIYGEQSFNAHKSSQEYFDKKFSHGTFTYLYQSIQNEDFEFTIKWFVMIYEKLNNIDYKMT; encoded by the coding sequence ATGACTGATGTAGCAAACTCGGAAAACGCGGAGAATGATGTGAACGAACACACCCAACTATTAGagagcaacaacaacaacaatactcAAACAGATATTAGTGTGAATGACACTAATGTAATTTCACCTTCACTGGCAGAATTGGAAGAGCAAAATGGACTACAGGATTATTTGGCAACTCCCCCGACCACACAAGAAACCGATCCATTGTTAGCAACAAATAACAAGTCTCCAAATATAATACATGACAACAGTAATACTGGTAACGtcaatgaaaataatgatgagaacaatgatgacgatgacgatgatgacAACATGAGCAGGGTGTTGCGATTAGCCAGAAGGCCAAGTTTCATTTGGGTTTGCTGTTTAGGTATATTAGCATTAATTATTTTCCAATTAACGTTTTTACCTCGTACCTCATTAGCTAGAGATTATAGAAATTGGCATGGTATCCGATTAACCAAAACTGACGTTAAAAGACATTATTTACAAATGACAGGAATAGGTAAATCACAAAACACATTGACAACTGAAGAATATATTGATGGcttgttgaagaattttACTCAATTGAATCGTCAGTCGTCATATAATTTAATGTCACAAGataattccaatttaaCTGAATTTGTCATTTCTGGGTTTAAAGATTTGAAGGCATTCCAAACCCAAGTGGTTAAACGTAAAGTTAATATTGGTACACCTGAGAGTTCCAGTGTCAGGTTATTTGATGAACATGGTAAAGTCATTTATGAACCAAGTTTGCTTGAACTTGATTATAATACCCCAGCTTACTTTGCCTTGGGGAATACTGGGAATGCTATTGGAGAATATGTTTTTGTCAATAATGGATATCCAAGTGATTACACTTTATTGTCAGACAGTAATATTGATGTTAAGAATAAGATTGTCGTTATAAAATCAAACTATCACGATAGCAATATCACTATAGGTGAGAAAATAGCTATTGCAGAGTATCATGGTGCAATAGCTGCACTTAGTTATTATGATATCGAGagtgattttgatttagttGGGAATCATAAAGTCAAATCATTGAAGAATGCTATAACAAGAGGTACCTTATTTAACAACACCAAGATCCCAGCAATTCCAGTTAGCCAAAACGAAATCCAGCCTATTTTGGATACTTTATCTGTTTCTAGGGATGGTCCATTTTCACATTGGGACTTTGCACCTACCAGTAGTGGTAAATTTACACTTGAAGTGGATACAACATTTGTAAACTCTGAGGAACCCAAAGAATTCACTAATATCGTTGGAACAATAAAGGGAATAATCAACGATGCTGATATAGTGATTGGTGCCAGACGTGATTCATATGCTTCATCCAATCCACTTTCTGGACATGCTGTTCTATTGGAAATTATGCGATATTATCAGAAGTTGGTTCACGTTGGATGGAAACCATTGCGTAATataaaatttgtttcatGGGATGCGtcatatttgaatttattggGAGTCGAAAGTTTGACCAATGATACTACTATTTTCAATCCAAAAAGAACTATCGTTGCTTATATAAGTATTGATGGTGATTCTGTTACTGGCAGTAAATTTGCCGTAGATGCTAATGCAGTTTTCAATAGTGTTTTGCGCCGCACTGCAAAATCAATTCCAATCCCTAAGGAATCagttttgtttaataacAGAATGAATGAACACGGTATTGACGATAATGATATCTATATAACAGATAACAACCATAACAGAGAAAATGATATTCTCATCGATAACTTTGCTCGCGACGATTTCACTACTTTATATCGTTATTGGTGGAAACAAGATAAGACAAGtataaacaacaatttgGGATTACCTATTGATTCATCTGAATCtttaatatttcaaaaacatTTAGCTacaccaataataaatgttagatttgaaaatgatattgaacAGGATAAAGCTATTTATATTCCCAACTcgaattattattcttatgATTGGTTGATTAAGGAAaaagttgatgatgatttattactTCATGGACTGTTAATTAgatttattggattattaGGAATTTCCTTAACAGAACATGAAGTATATGATTATAAAACCCATGCCTACTTTAAAACCATATCAACGTattataaacaattgaaagtCGAAACAACGCAATTTTTATCCCAATGGGGTGATTTGGTAGTTCCAAATTAtcttattttcaaatcGACAATTTTCCAAGATTTAGACACCAATAACCCTGTGAAATTCCATCAAATAACCcatcaatttgataaattgatgGACCATATTGTTAATCAGacaacaatatttgataaatggAATGAAAATGTTGAGGATGGATTAATGCAAGATTATCCTTGGTATATGTATTATAAGAAATTACAACATTATGCCGAATATAAAGTTTCTAATTATAAATTGGCATATTTGgaaaatgatttacaaTTAAATGATCGTGATTACCTATATTTGAGAACAGGTGAAAATGGGGTTACAATAGATGTAcctaattattattatgattctATTATTTATGGAGAACAATCATTTAATGCCCATAAATCAAGTCaagaatattttgataaaaaattttcacaTGGTACTTTTACTTATTTATATCAAAGCATACAAaatgaagattttgaatttacaATTAAATGGTTTGTGATGatttatgaaaaattaaataatatagaTTATAAAATGACATAG
- a CDS encoding homocitrate synthase, mitochondrial precursor, putative (Similar to S. cerevisiae LYS21), which produces MVDGYKEVSESFDRSKFQQNPYGPNPGDYLSNVGNFQLIESTLREGEQFANAFFSTETKIEIAKALDDFGVDYIELTSPVASEQSRKDCEAICKLGLKAKILTHIRCHMDDARVAVETGVDGVDVVIGTSQFLRQYSHGKDMNYIAQSAIEVIEFVKSKGIEIRFSSEDSFRSDLVDLLNIYRTVDKIGVNRVGIADTVGCANPRQVYELVRTLKSVVNCDIECHFHNDTGCAIANAYTALEGGARLIDVSVLGIGERNGITPLGGLMARMIAADREYVLSKYKVHKLRDIENLVAEAVQVNIPFNNPITGFCAFTHKAGIHAKAILANPSTYEILSPSDFGLTRYIHFANRLTGWNAIKSRVDQLNLHLTDEQCKEVTNKIKKLGDVRQLNIDDVDSIIKDFHADMSTPLLKSNGEGEPDVKKQKV; this is translated from the coding sequence ATGGTTGACGGATACAAAGAAGTTTCAGAATCATTTGATCGTTCcaaatttcaacaaaatccTTATGGTCCTAACCCCGGTGATTATCTTTCCAATGTTGGtaatttccaattgattgaatcaACTTTAAGAGAAGGTGAACAATTTGCCAATGCCTTTTTCTCTACTGAaaccaaaattgaaattgccAAAGCCTTAGATGATTTTGGTGttgattatattgaattgaCTTCTCCAGTGGCATCAGAACAATCCAGAAAAGATTGTGAAGCCATTTGTAAATTAGGTTTAAAAGCTAAAATATTGACTCACATTAGATGTCATATGGATGATGCTAGAGTTGCCGTTGAAACTGGGGTTGATGGGGTTGATGTGGTTATTGGAACTTCCCAATTTTTAAGACAATATTCTCATGGTAAAGATATGAATTATATTGCTCAAAGTGCTATTGAagttattgaatttgttaaaTCTAAAGGTATTGAAATTCGTTTCAGTTCAGAAGATTCCTTTAGATCTGATTTggttgatttattaaacatCTATCGTActgttgataaaattggAGTTAACAGAGTTGGTATTGCCGATACTGTTGGTTGCGCTAATCCAAGACAAGTTTATGAATTGGTAAGAACATTGAAATCAGTAGTGAACTGTGACATTGAATGCCATTTCCATAATGATACTGGTTGTGCTATTGCGAACGCCTATACTGCTTTAGAAGGTGGGGCCAGATTGATTGATGTTTCCGTATTGGGGATTGGTGAAAGAAATGGTATTACTCCATTGGGAGGGTTAATGGCCAGAATGATTGCTGCTGATCGTGAATATGTTTTATCTAAATATAAAGTTCACAAATTGAgagatattgaaaatttggtTGCCGAAGCAGTTCAAGTCAACATTCCCTTCAATAATCCAATTACTGGGTTCTGTGCTTTTACCCATAAAGCTGGTATTCATGCCAAAGCCATTTTGGCCAACCCATCTACTTATGAAATTTTGAGTCCAAGCGATTTTGGTTTAACCAGATATATTCATTTTGCTAATAGATTGACCGGTTGGAATGCCATCAAATCGAGAGTGGATCAATTGAACTTGCATTTAACTGATGAACAATGTAAAGAAGTCACTAACAAGATTAAGAAATTGGGTGATGTCAGacaattgaatattgatgatgtgGATTCAATCATTAAAGATTTCCATGCTGATATGTCAACACCacttttgaaatcaaatggaGAGGGAGAACCAGATgttaaaaaacaaaaagtttAA
- a CDS encoding biotin synthase, putative (Similar to S. cerevisiae BIO2) has product MSVKRFFSMTKALALASSASGFNPVSASNTLSKARSSKPRSDWTKDEISQIYNAPLMDLIFNAQLKHREYQNPGQVQLCTLVNIKQGGCTENCSYCSQSSKHDTGVQAQKLDLDAVMDIARDAKARGGTRVCLGSAWRDMQGRKSALDKISKIVKQINEELKLETCVTLGMINEMQAKILKENGLTAYNHNIDTSREHYPNVVTTRTYDERLETIKNVQKAGIKACTGGILGLGETPQDHVSFLYTLSNMSPHPESLPINRLVPIKGTPIVKVLENAPKERQLEFDAILRTIATARLIMPESIIRLAAGRYTMKEHEQFLCFMSGVNAIFTGKRMLTTMCNGWDEDIAMLKKWGLTPMESFTK; this is encoded by the coding sequence ATGTCTGTCAAAAGATTTTTCTCCATGACCAAAGCTTTGGCGCTAGCTTCCTCTGCCAGTGGGTTCAACCCCGTGTCAGCATCTAATACTTTATCCAAAGCCAGATCTTCAAAACCTAGATCTGACTGGACCAAGGATGAAATTAGCCAAATTTACAATGCTCCATTGatggatttgattttcaacGCTCAATTGAAACACCGTGAGTACCAAAACCCTGGTCAAGTCCAATTATGTACTCTTGTTAACATTAAGCAAGGTGGATGTACCGAAAACTGTTCTTACTGTTCTCAATCATCGAAACATGATACTGGAGTTCAAGCTCAAAAACTCGATTTGGATGCTGTTATGGACATTGCTAGAGATGCTAAAGCGCGAGGTGGTACTAGAGTCTGCCTTGGTTCAGCCTGGAGAGATATGCAAGGCAGAAAGTCCGCCTTGGACAAAATCAGTAAAATTGTTAAACAAATCAACGAGGAGTTAAAGTTGGAAACTTGTGTTACTCTCGGAATGATCAACGAAATGCAAGctaaaattttaaaagaaaatggtTTGACTGCCTACAACCACAACATTGACACTTCAAGAGAACATTATCCAAACGTTGTCACCACCCGTACATACGACGAAAGATTAGAAACCATCAAAAACGTCCAAAAAGCCGGTATTAAAGCTTGTACCGGTGGTATTCTCGGATTGGGAGAAACCCCACAAGACCATGTTTCGTTTTTGTACACTTTGTCGAACATGAGTCCGCACCCAGAATCATTGCCAATCAACAGATTAGTTCCAATCAAGGGTACTCCAATTGTTAAAGTGTTGGAAAATGCACCAAAGGAAAGACAATTGGAATTCGATGCTATTTTGAGAACTATTGCTACTGCTAGATTGATTATGCCTGAATCCATCATTAGATTGGCCGCCGGTCGATACACCATGAAGGAACACGAACAGTTCTTGTGTTTCATGAGTGGGGTCAATGCTATTTTCACCGGTAAGAGAATGTTGACTACAATGTGTAATGGTTGGGATGAAGATATCGCCATGTTGAAGAAATGGGGTTTGACACCAATGGAAAGTTTTACTAAGTAG
- the ERG3 gene encoding c-5 sterol desaturase, whose amino-acid sequence MDIVLEICDYYLFDKVYADVFPKDGPVHEYLKPAIQSFSEINFPKLQNWDSFDTNSTLISSNNFNISNVNPATIPGYLLSKIASYQDKSEIYGLAPKFFPATEFIDTSFLSRSNIFREVLSLFIITTLFGWLLYFIVAYLSYVFVFDKKIFNHPRYLKNQMSLEIKRATSAIPVMVLLTIPFFLLELHGYSFLYEEINESTGGYKAILWQIPKFILFTDCGIYFLHRWLHWPSVYKALHKPHHKWIVCTPFASHAFHPVDGFFQSLPYHLYPLLFPLHKVLYLLLFTFVNFWTVMIHDGSYWSNDPVVNGTACHTVHHLYFNYNYGQFTTLWDRLGNSYRRPDDSLFVKDQKKEEEKKIWKEQTRQMEEIRGEVEGKVDDREYIDQ is encoded by the coding sequence ATGGATATCGTACTAGAAATTTGTGACTACTATCTTTTTGATAAAGTTTATGCTGATGTTTTTCCTAAAGATGGTCCTGTTCATGAATATTTGAAACCGGCTATACAATCATTTTCTGAAATAAATTTCCCAAAATTGCAAAATTGGGATTCATTTGATACAAATTCTACTTTGatttcttctaataatttcaatattagtAATGTTAACCCAGCAACTATTCCAGGTTATTTACTTTCTAAAATTGCTAGTTATCAAGATAAATCAGAGATTTATGGATTAGCCCCTAAGTTTTTCCCAGCTACTGAATTCATTGATActtcatttttatcaagATCAAACATTTTCAGAGAAGTTTTATCACTTTTCATTATCACGACATTATTTGGTTGGTTATTATATTTCATTGTGGCTTATTTATCAtatgtttttgttttcgaTAAGAAGATTTTCAACCATCCAagatatttgaaaaatcaaatgtcTTTGGAAATCAAACGTGCCACTTCAGCTATTCCTGTTATGGTTTTATTAACTATTCCATTTTTCTTATTGGAATTGCACGGGTATTCATTCCTTTATGAAGAAATCAATGAATCTACTGGTGGCTATAAAGCCATCTTGTGGCAAATTCCTAAATTCATTCTTTTCACTGATTGCGGTATTTATTTCCTCCATAGATGGTTACATTGGCCTTCTGTTTATAAGGCATTACATAAACCCCATCACAAGTGGATCGTTTGTACTCCATTTGCTTCTCATGCTTTCCATCCAGTCGATGGATTTTTCCAATCTTTGCCTTATCATCTTTATCCTTTATTGTTCCCATTACATAAAGTGTTGTACTTGTTATTGTTTACCTTTGTTAACTTCTGGACCGTTATGATTCATGATGGTAGTTACTGGTCCAATGACCCAGTTGTTAATGGTACTGCTTGTCATACTGTCCATCACTTGTACTTCAACTACAATTATGGTCAATTCACCACTCTTTGGGATAGACTTGGTAACTCGTACAGAAGACCAGACgattcattatttgttaaagatcaaaagaaagaagaagaaaagaagatcTGGAAAGAACAAACTAGACAAATGGAGGAAATCAGAGGAGAAGTTGAAGGGAAAGTTGACGACAGAGAATATATTGACCAATAA
- a CDS encoding conserved hypothetical protein (Similar to C. albicans SYG1): MKFAESLKEGLVPEWQDQYVDYKQGKKLIKKCKKLQEEYAFDDTLKTQKKDINNTTDDRTPLITPTEPQQVYTSTGAINEYNNDDDVEGVPPLSAGQYSNSGYSRRRLSIFASSMKSSNKRDDYIKEKKNFTKWLNEQLMKVDDFYIEKEQDVYERFLLLQDQLYQLRDQKTQLIKEKNFHDNKNHPVKSNADHVVNKVNDFAFHTKSVISNLNRFELPSLPSLRFLKKWGTKRKQANRFEDEISLQIQDKADLNYAENRVRNGIVEISEGATTNDSTSLEESDGESIFIPNITAPQPPPPQTEEQLRKSRRRDYALHKQHFGVPYLYARKQLKSALLEHYRALSLLKSFKTMNRTAFRKITKKYDKALKTEIMQPFMHKIDTTSYFLTSDLLDKLISHVEELYIVFFDSTSTDRKHSLEKLKTIAYAINASEMRPPSFYKEFFVSGLFLGFGLPLFVLALYTGLDKTLNGEMTEGKYLLQIWAGFFLLNLTFILIAVNLAIFDKFKINYRFIFEFNIATTLNYKQFLVLPSFGFAFFAILAWFSFNNYWPHDFPGRDWPWIYFAVMLTILFLPGNMLYGNSRRWLQVALWRLLLSGLYPVEFRDFFLGDIVSSLTYTMGNISFFFCLYSHHWKGTLPGQMPSQNICGSDKSRLLGFFSTLPSIWRLLQCIRRYMDTGDWFPHLANSLKYTISSVYYITLSIYRIDRKTENRAVFIVFASMNSIISSIWDIVMDWSLLQSDSKNFLLRDHLFYKNPNYYYAAMIADVILRFQWIFYAFFTRQIQQSAVTSFCIAIAEILRRFIWILFRMENEHATNVILFRASKDTPLPYAVSNKVEKAIKKLVELRYYSKFSQQQEPSFQDYTMDFQPTSPINVGATASTIDTSAATGYSARDRDSHIDEVSVPISRKTIASTELSRRKSTFKVISDQLNRAHIKDFQRRKTALQIEDDSDDDEDEDEDELSLPPLRRTATTGGSSRLTSVRETEEV, from the coding sequence ATGAAATTTGCTGAATCTTTGAAAGAAGGTTTAGTCCCTGAATGGCAGGATCAATATGTGGATTATAAGCAAgggaaaaaattgattaaaaaatGTAAAAAATTACAAGAGGAGTATGCTTTTGATGACACTTTGAAAACccaaaagaaagatattAACAACACTACTGATGATAGAACCCCTTTAATTACCCCCACAGAGCCTCAACAGGTGTATACTAGTACTGGTGCtataaatgaatataataatgatgatgacgtCGAAGGGGTACCGCCGTTATCAGCTGGTCAATATTCTAACTCGGGGTATAGTCGACGACGGTTATCTATTTTTGCTTCCTCAATGAAATCATCCAACAAAAGAGATGACTATATaaaggaaaagaagaattttaCCAAATGGTTGAATGAACAACTTATGAAGGTTGATGATTTCTATATTGAAAAGGAACAAGATGTGTATGAACGATTCTTACTTTTACAAGATCAATTATATCAGCTTCGAGATCAAAAGACTCAGCTTATCAAAGAGAAAAATTTCCATGATAATAAGAATCATCCAGTTAAATCTAATGCCGATCATGTTGTCAATAAAGTCAATGATTTTGCTTTCCACACAAAATCCGTCATCAGTAATTTGAATCGATTTGAATTGCCTAGTTTACCGTCATTGAGATTTCTAAAAAAATGGGGTACAAAACGTAAACAAGCCAATCGATTTGAAGACGAGATATCTTTGCAAATTCAAGACAAAGCAGATTTAAATTATGCCGAGAATAGAGTTAGAAATGGGATTGTTGAAATAAGTGAAGGCGCAACCACCAATGATCTGACATCATTAGAGGAATCTGATGGAGAGTCGATCTTCATACCTAATATAACTGcaccacaaccaccaccaccccAAACTGAAGAACAATTAAGAAAGTCTAGACGACGTGATTATGCCTTACATAAACAGCATTTTGGAGTACCATATTTGTACGcaagaaaacaattaaaatcaGCATTACTAGAGCATTATAGAGCATTATCActattaaaatcatttaaaacGATGAATCGAACAGCATTTAGAAAAATCACCAAGAAATATGACAAGGCCTTGAAAACAGAAATTATGCAACCATTTATGCACAAAATTGATACTACATCTTACTTTTTAACTAGTGATTTGTTAGATAAATTAATCAGCCATGTGGAGGAATTGTATAttgtattttttgattcCACATCCACCGATAGAAAGCATTCATTGGAAAAGTTGAAAACTATTGCTTATGCCATCAATGCTTCAGAAATGAGGCCACCATCATTCTATAAAGAGTTTTTCGTTAGTGGATTATTTCTTGGATTCGGATTGCCCTTGTTTGTGTTGGCACTTTATACAGGATTAGATAAAACTTTAAATGGAGAGATGACAGAAGGTAAATATCTATTACAAATTTGGGCTGGGTTTTTCCTTTTGAATTTaacttttattttgattgcAGTTAATTTGGCgatatttgataaatttaaaatcaattatagatttatttttgaattcaatataGCCACGACGTTAAActataaacaatttttggtGCTTCCATCATTTGGATTTGCATTTTTCGCTATTTTGGCATGGTTTagttttaataattattggCCTCATGATTTTCCTGGGAGAGATTGGCCATGGATATATTTTGCCGTTATGCTAACTATTCTTTTCCTACCAGGGAATATGCTTTATGGTAATAGTAGAAGATGGTTACAGGTTGCTCTTTGGCGATTATTATTGTCTGGACTTTATCCCGTGGAGTTCcgtgatttctttttaggtGATATTGTGAGTTCATTGACTTATACTATGGGAAACATTtcgtttttcttttgtttgtatTCTCATCATTGGAAGGGGACTTTACCAGGGCAAATGCCATCACAAAACATTTGTGGATCAGATAAATCAAGATTATTGGGATTTTTCAGTACTTTGCCAAGTATATGGAGACTTTTACAATGTATTCGTCGTTATATGGATACTGGTGATTGGTTCCCACATTTAGCAAATCTGTTGAAATATACAATTTCATCAGTATATTATATCACATTAAGTATTTATCGTATCGATAGAAAAACTGAAAATAGGGCAGTGTTTATTGTGTTTGCATCTatgaattcaattatttcatCAATCTGGGATATTGTTATGGACTGGTCATTATTACAATCtgattcaaaaaattttctattACGAgatcatttattttataaaaatccaaattattattatgcaGCGATGATTGCTGATGTGATTCTTAGATTTCAATGGATTTTCTATGCATTTTTCACTCGACAGATTCAACAATCAGCTGTGACAAGTTTTTGTATCGCCATAGCAGAAATACTTCGAAGATTTATTTGGATACTTTTCCGAATGGAAAATGAACATGCCACTAATGTGATTTTATTTAGAGCTTCGAAAGATACTCCATTGCCTTATGCTGTGTCTAACAAAGTGGAAAAAGCCATTAAGAAATTAGTTGAATTACGTTATTATTCCAAGTTTtcccaacaacaagaaccTAGTTTCCAAGATTACACAATGGATTTCCAACCTACCAGTCCTATCAATGTTGGAGCTACTGCATCTACTATTGATACATCAGCAGCTACTGGATATTCTGCACGTGATAGAGATTCACATATAGATGAAGTTTCTGTTCCCATCAGTAGGAAAACTATTGCTAGTACAGAATTGTCACGTCGTAAAAGTACTTTCAAAGTGATTAgtgatcaattgaatcgAGCTCACATTAAGGATTTTCAACGACGTAAAACCGCATTAcaaattgaagatgatagtgatgatgacgaagatgaagatgaagatgaattaaGTTTGCCACCTCTAAGAAGAACAGCAACAACTGGAGGATCAAGTAGATTGACATCAGTAAGAGAAACTGAAGAAGTTTAA